Proteins from one Salaquimonas pukyongi genomic window:
- a CDS encoding cupin domain-containing protein gives MSDAQILDNGRATAARDVIALPANGGRRYEMGGLTALFKADEAETDSRYCVSEWILEPGQEGVGAHSHETNDEIFYVLEGMPEILLGETWRMFKAGAFVRIPAMVVHDFRNPGNEAVRLLNFFIPGGFEREMPKIVAWFSDGGEQ, from the coding sequence ATGAGCGACGCACAAATCCTCGACAACGGGCGAGCCACCGCCGCACGCGACGTCATCGCCCTGCCTGCAAATGGTGGCCGCCGCTACGAAATGGGCGGGTTGACGGCGCTGTTCAAAGCCGATGAGGCGGAAACCGACAGCCGGTATTGCGTATCCGAATGGATACTTGAGCCGGGACAGGAGGGCGTCGGTGCACATAGCCATGAGACGAACGACGAAATCTTCTACGTCCTGGAGGGAATGCCAGAAATTCTCCTCGGCGAAACGTGGCGAATGTTCAAGGCCGGTGCTTTCGTTCGAATCCCCGCGATGGTCGTCCACGATTTCCGCAATCCGGGCAATGAGGCGGTTCGCCTCCTGAACTTCTTCATCCCCGGCGGCTTCGAGCGCGAAATGCCCAAGATTGTCGCGTGGTTTTCCGACGGCGGCGAGCAATGA
- a CDS encoding nuclear transport factor 2 family protein, giving the protein MNDDIKAQLDAAEQTFNAAMISNDPDAIRKCITEDWVLVTPESGPVPAEKMLALIASGTLTHDTMTKTTHHTHILGDVATVTGRCQNSGKFQGAPITADEWVTDVYLRVEGRWRCILTHLTPALGEPEGRKPVVGDQ; this is encoded by the coding sequence ATGAACGACGATATCAAGGCGCAGCTTGACGCCGCCGAACAGACTTTCAACGCGGCGATGATCAGCAACGATCCGGACGCGATCCGAAAGTGCATCACGGAGGACTGGGTGCTCGTTACACCGGAAAGCGGCCCCGTGCCCGCTGAGAAAATGCTGGCCCTGATCGCGTCCGGCACCCTTACACACGATACGATGACGAAGACGACACATCACACCCACATCCTGGGCGACGTTGCGACGGTTACGGGCCGTTGCCAGAATTCAGGCAAGTTTCAGGGCGCCCCCATCACGGCAGACGAATGGGTCACGGACGTCTATCTCCGGGTGGAAGGCAGATGGCGATGCATCCTGACGCATCTCACACCGGCCCTTGGTGAGCCGGAAGGAAGAAAACCCGTAGTTGGTGACCAGTGA
- a CDS encoding VOC family protein, with protein MSSITTVIPYIVAKDAKAAIAFYIAAFGATEEFRMTDPSDGRIGHAELKFGDSIVMLADEYPDFGALSPDTIGGSPVTLHLSTKSVDDDLARAVNAGAIVLRAATDQSFGERNAMVLDPFGHRWMLSQTIEKLNPDEMQRRWNEETGA; from the coding sequence ATGTCTTCGATAACAACGGTCATTCCCTACATCGTCGCGAAGGATGCCAAGGCTGCCATCGCGTTCTACATTGCGGCCTTCGGTGCTACGGAAGAGTTCCGCATGACCGATCCGTCCGATGGCAGGATCGGTCATGCGGAGCTGAAATTCGGTGACAGCATCGTCATGCTCGCCGACGAGTATCCCGATTTCGGCGCCCTCAGCCCCGACACGATCGGAGGCTCGCCGGTCACGTTGCACCTGTCGACAAAATCCGTCGATGACGACCTGGCCCGTGCCGTCAATGCCGGCGCGATCGTCCTGCGTGCCGCGACCGATCAGAGTTTTGGCGAACGTAACGCCATGGTGCTGGACCCGTTCGGCCACAGATGGATGCTGTCGCAAACCATCGAGAAACTGAACCCCGACGAGATGCAGCGCCGCTGGAATGAGGAAACCGGCGCATGA
- a CDS encoding SRPBCC family protein yields MTETSTETRTVIVERDLPHPPEKIWRALTQSHLIAEWLMKTEFRPEIGHHFRFMADWGEVSCEVRTVEEHKALEYSWDAGDLKSIVTWTLTPTGKGTRLRMEQTGFRMDQPNYYGGARVGWPRFFDKLEQVLAEM; encoded by the coding sequence TTGACCGAGACCTCGACCGAAACCCGCACCGTCATTGTCGAACGGGACCTGCCGCATCCGCCGGAGAAGATCTGGCGTGCCCTCACCCAATCCCATCTGATCGCAGAATGGCTGATGAAAACCGAGTTCAGGCCGGAAATCGGGCACCATTTCCGGTTCATGGCGGATTGGGGCGAGGTCTCCTGTGAGGTACGGACGGTCGAAGAACACAAGGCGTTGGAATACAGCTGGGATGCCGGTGATCTGAAGTCAATCGTCACCTGGACCCTCACGCCGACCGGCAAGGGAACACGGCTGCGCATGGAGCAAACCGGTTTCCGGATGGATCAGCCGAATTACTACGGCGGCGCAAGAGTCGGATGGCCACGCTTTTTCGACAAACTGGAGCAGGTGTTGGCCGAGATGTAG
- a CDS encoding TetR/AcrR family transcriptional regulator — protein sequence MSNGAETRIRRSREKILAAAEEVFLRHGFLGTNMDAVADKAGVSKQTVYAHFKSKEALFIEVVEAMTGGAAQEIGEYLEDSFGDRPVAEYLLEVAADQLTIVLTPRLMRLRRMVIGEVERFPELGKSLYLNGPKRSIDRLARACEHYTRTGELNTPDPQKAAIQFNWIVMGAPTNAAMLLGDDGIPGQEELRNHAREAVRIFLCAYAMEHTNEK from the coding sequence ATGTCCAATGGTGCAGAAACCCGCATTCGCCGGAGCCGCGAGAAGATACTTGCGGCTGCCGAGGAGGTTTTCCTGCGGCACGGGTTCCTCGGCACCAACATGGACGCCGTCGCGGACAAGGCGGGCGTTTCCAAACAGACGGTTTACGCCCACTTCAAATCGAAGGAAGCATTGTTCATCGAAGTCGTTGAAGCGATGACGGGCGGGGCTGCCCAAGAAATCGGAGAGTATCTGGAAGATAGCTTCGGCGACCGGCCTGTGGCGGAATATTTGCTGGAGGTTGCTGCCGATCAGCTGACGATCGTGTTGACACCGCGGCTCATGCGACTCCGCCGAATGGTTATCGGTGAAGTTGAGCGGTTTCCAGAGTTGGGGAAGTCGCTGTATCTGAACGGTCCGAAACGATCCATCGACAGGCTGGCTCGCGCCTGTGAGCACTACACCCGCACCGGTGAACTCAACACGCCTGATCCGCAGAAGGCAGCAATCCAATTCAACTGGATCGTCATGGGCGCACCGACCAATGCCGCCATGCTGCTTGGTGACGATGGCATTCCCGGTCAAGAAGAGTTGCGTAATCATGCGCGCGAAGCCGTGCGGATATTCCTGTGCGCCTATGCCATGGAACACACCAACGAAAAGTAA
- a CDS encoding ArsR/SmtB family transcription factor gives MIQPHDILFRALADPTRRAIFERLCRKGDQTVKALTGHAGISQPAVSKHLGVLKRAGLVADRQNGRQTHYSPQLDALAPLSDWTERMAAFWEQRFDDLEDLLKRMDN, from the coding sequence ATGATCCAGCCTCACGATATCCTGTTCCGAGCGCTTGCGGACCCAACACGCCGGGCCATCTTCGAGCGCCTGTGCCGCAAGGGGGACCAGACGGTCAAAGCGCTGACCGGCCACGCCGGGATTTCCCAGCCGGCCGTCTCAAAACACCTTGGCGTGCTCAAACGGGCCGGGCTCGTCGCCGACCGCCAGAATGGCCGCCAGACACATTACAGCCCGCAACTCGACGCCTTGGCACCGCTGTCAGACTGGACGGAACGGATGGCCGCGTTCTGGGAACAACGCTTCGACGACCTCGAGGACCTGCTGAAGAGGATGGACAATTGA
- a CDS encoding DUF1801 domain-containing protein, with protein MHDAQTEKSPSQLIDGKIAELADWRGHTLSRIRTLIKEAEPDVVEEWKWRGVPTWYRGGMICTGETYKDKVKMTFAKGALLPDPAGLFNSSLDGNVRRAIDIHEGDDIDGDALKALIRAAVALNAP; from the coding sequence ATGCATGACGCGCAAACCGAAAAATCTCCGTCGCAGTTGATTGACGGGAAGATCGCCGAACTGGCCGATTGGCGGGGCCACACGCTTTCGCGTATCCGGACGCTCATCAAGGAAGCCGAACCCGACGTGGTGGAGGAATGGAAGTGGCGCGGTGTCCCCACCTGGTATCGCGGCGGCATGATCTGCACTGGCGAAACCTACAAGGACAAGGTCAAGATGACCTTTGCCAAAGGCGCTTTGCTGCCGGACCCGGCAGGGCTTTTCAACTCAAGCCTCGACGGCAATGTTCGCCGCGCCATCGACATTCACGAAGGCGACGACATTGACGGGGATGCGTTGAAGGCCCTCATCCGGGCTGCGGTAGCGTTGAACGCACCCTGA
- a CDS encoding TetR-like C-terminal domain-containing protein, translated as MSQESKPRKRPRGRPPSQAARKRALSAAHDILMEEGFGRLSIEAVAAKSGVGKPTIYRNWSNACELAMAALMMAEPQKPSEQDGSLKSSLTAQMRTLVKAFATTRGRQITMALAAADPESEMTKAFRNQVILSSREAGRGLIESAVQKGNIAQPNDIEVVLDVIYGPVFYRLLVGHQPLDQTFADHLVAAALKILE; from the coding sequence ATGAGTCAAGAGAGCAAACCCCGGAAACGGCCTCGCGGCCGCCCACCCAGCCAGGCCGCCCGGAAACGGGCGCTGTCGGCAGCGCATGACATCCTCATGGAAGAGGGATTCGGGCGGTTGTCGATCGAGGCTGTGGCCGCGAAATCAGGCGTTGGCAAGCCCACAATTTATCGGAACTGGTCGAATGCCTGCGAACTCGCCATGGCGGCGCTGATGATGGCCGAACCGCAGAAACCGTCCGAGCAGGACGGCTCGCTGAAATCCAGCCTGACCGCGCAGATGAGAACGCTGGTCAAAGCCTTCGCGACGACACGGGGCCGGCAGATCACCATGGCACTGGCGGCTGCGGACCCGGAAAGCGAGATGACCAAGGCGTTCCGCAATCAGGTAATCCTGTCGAGCCGGGAGGCGGGGCGCGGCCTGATCGAGAGCGCCGTCCAAAAGGGCAACATCGCTCAACCCAACGACATCGAGGTCGTTCTGGACGTCATCTACGGCCCGGTTTTCTATCGCCTGCTGGTCGGCCATCAGCCACTGGATCAGACCTTTGCGGATCATCTCGTCGCCGCGGCTCTCAAGATTCTAGAGTGA
- a CDS encoding DNA alkylation repair protein: MTQAMDLVAALEDIADPSEVKRVSRFFRGSDPDNAALGVPIGQVFPVAKRFAKMGLEEIETLLDDRRYEVRMAAVAILDFQARQKNLEPAHRQALFDLYLRKHDRINNWDLVDRAAPHVIGEYLVDKDRSVLDRLARSDDPHERRTAIVATHAFIKRNEVADTFRIAGILADDDDEYVQKAIASWTREAGKRDEDALVRFLMDHKAQLPRPTITAASKRLPPDVRTELQS, from the coding sequence ATGACGCAAGCCATGGACCTCGTAGCGGCGCTGGAAGATATTGCCGATCCCTCCGAGGTGAAGCGGGTCAGCCGGTTTTTCCGTGGGTCAGACCCGGACAACGCGGCGTTGGGCGTGCCAATCGGGCAGGTGTTCCCGGTAGCCAAGCGGTTTGCGAAGATGGGATTGGAGGAAATCGAAACCCTGCTCGATGACCGCCGCTATGAGGTTCGGATGGCCGCGGTTGCAATCCTCGATTTTCAGGCCAGGCAAAAGAATCTGGAGCCCGCACACCGGCAGGCGCTGTTCGACCTCTATCTGCGCAAGCACGACCGGATCAACAACTGGGACCTGGTCGACCGCGCTGCACCGCATGTCATCGGCGAATATCTGGTAGACAAGGATCGTTCCGTGCTGGACCGGCTGGCCCGTTCGGATGACCCGCATGAGCGTCGCACAGCCATTGTCGCCACCCATGCCTTTATCAAGCGCAATGAGGTGGCGGATACGTTTCGGATTGCCGGGATACTCGCGGATGACGACGATGAATATGTGCAGAAGGCCATTGCGTCCTGGACGCGAGAGGCGGGCAAGCGAGATGAAGACGCCCTTGTTCGCTTCCTGATGGACCACAAAGCCCAATTGCCCAGACCGACCATCACAGCCGCTTCCAAACGGCTGCCGCCGGACGTCAGGACGGAATTGCAATCCTGA